The genomic interval TCGGCGCCCATCGCGAACGCTGCTAAGACTGCCCCCGGCGTCCCAATACCCCCCGCCGCCCCCACCCGAATCGGCGTGGGGAACGCCCATTTTGCCTGCAACTCATCACGCAAGGCGAGAATCGAGGGAAAAAGCGTGACGAGTGGGCGGTTATCTGTATGCCCGCCGGAATCCGCTTCCGCTGTGACATCATCGGCAACGCCGACCCGTGCCGCCAACGCCGCCTGCTCCGCGCTGATCAGCCCCGCCGTCACCATCTCCCCCAGCAAGCGTTCCGAAGGGGGCTGCATAAACTTTGCCGCCACTTCCCGCCGCGAGAGCTTGGCAATCACCCGATGCCCAATGTGGACGCCGCCCTGCCCATCGGGGCGCAGCCCCGCCGCCCGATAACGAACAATATGGGGGGTTAGGTCAAGAAATGCCGATGCCTCCACTGTTGTGACCCCATGCTTCAGGTAGAGATCGACGGCACGGCGCTCCAGTGCTTCCTCGTTCGGGCTGTGGATCAGGTTGAAGGCATACAACCCGGTGGGCAGCGCCGCTTGGATAGTTTGAATCGCCGCCTCAATCCGCGCTGGCAGAAGTCCGGCAGCGCCAAAGCTGCTGAGGATGCCCGCCTTGCCTAAGGCAATCACCAGTGTTTCGGAGGCAATGCCCCCCGCCATGGCGCCAGCGGCATAGGCGTAACGGGTTTTGTAGGCAGCGCGAAAATCAGCGCTGCCGAGGTTTTCCGGCGGGATGGCTGGCGCAGAGGCGATCAGCCCCGCAGTTGGCGTTTCGTGCATCACGCCCATCTTCGTCCCTTCCGACGTGCCAACGCGCACCACATGGCAGGGGCGGTCAAGCGTCAAAAGCGCAGCGCGAATCGCGGAGTCGTCAACAAAAAGGGTCATGGTTTTGTTCCCAGAAAAAAGGTCAACAAAGACGCCATCATCCGTTCGCCCTGATCGAGCGGGATGTAGTGATCACAGTTTGGAAGTTGCTTCAGGTGTGCTGCTGGCAGAAGGCACTTCAATCGGCGCTGTGTACGTCCGGGATCAAAGAAGAAATCGGTTGTCCCCACCAACGCCAAGACCTCCGCCGTGATCCGCCGCATCTGCCCATCCCGCAAACGTTTGGGAAGAACCGTCAGATGTGAGCGATAGGCTTGGTAACAAGCGAGAAGATATTCTTGTGCCTCCGCGTCAAGGGCTGTATACGCCATGCGCTGAATCATCCGCTTGTAAGCAGGAGAGCCTTCCAGCAAGACCGGCACATAATGCTTGATCATGTGCCAATACCGCGCCCGCACCACCCCCGCCGGAGCAAGCAGCGCTAATTTGGACACCCGTTCTGGATAATGACTGGCATAGCTGAGCGCAAACCAGCCACCAAGCGAAATCGCGCCGAGGTAGATTGGACTATCGCTTAGGGCGGAGATCACCTCGCAAAGCCAATCAGCGATGGCTGAGCCGCGTCGATCTGGACGCACAGCATGACTTTTCCCCGGCTGACCGGGGATATCGATAGCATGAACGCGAAAGTGGGCGCTCAGTTCGGGCATGTGCCGCGCCCACATCAGGGCGTTAACGCCCATGCCATGAATGAGGACAAGCGGCGGCGCATCAGCGTTGCCGCTGCTTAGGATATGTGTCCGCCCAAAACGCGACTCCACATAGTGGGAGTCTACAGGGACGGGGTAACGGGCAAGGTAGGTGTCATAGGCGCTCATGATTGATTGCAGTACCCTCACTGGTTGGTCTGCAACCAGCCTTCTTACAAGAAGGGCGGGCGTCGTTCGTTTACTCCATGATCACCACTGCCTAGCCCATCAGCAAGTATATCGTGATACGTGGGGCTGTCAACCATTAAGGGGTCAATCTGTCTGAAAAATGCTGTAGGACACACTCCCCAGTTAAGTGAGGGACATTATAACGCAACGCGCTTCCTGCTCGACCAAACCACGATAGCCTTCCTGAACGCCGAACACCTCTCGCCCTTGCGCCAGAGAGACTCGCCTTAGGGCGCGGATTGCCGCGTTCATGCCGGGGGCGTCCCCCCACTGGTCAGGATCGCCACACGTTGTATCGTCGCCATGCGGGGTTTTCTTTTGCCCTCTCGGTAAAGCTAAGGGTATAAGATTGTACCAGTGGGGCGCGAGAAACACCCCCTTGATCCTTAATCGTTGATCAGGAAGGTTGTTGTATGAACCTGTATTCCCCTTCCCGTTTTATAAAAGTGGCAACCCCGCCACAATCTTCACCGTTGCCAACGAGACAGCGACCACCCGCCCCACGAGATTCACGATGTATTCGGGATCGTCGGGGCGGTTGGGGTCGCTGGTGATGTTCCCCGCCTTATCCCGCCCCACCTGATATTGATCGATCACCCACTCCAACGCCGAACGTGACCCCAATGTGTACTCGAACGCCGCCGGGGGAATCAGCGTCAGCATGAGGTGGTCGTTCACGGTGAGCGCCGTTTTATCCTTGTTCAGCCGCATTTTTTCGATGCGGTAGAGTTTCTCTGGATTGGCGGGGGCGTTGTTCTTCACGACGCGGTAGAGGGCGTGGGGGGTGATCGATTCATAGCCGAGGTGAAGATCGGCGAGGGCGCGTCCGGCATCGGCAAAGGGGCGAAACGCCGGGGCAAACGGAATCCTCGGCAATTCCCGTTTCAAATTCCCGGCGAATTTCTCACGATAGCCGGGGTGATGCAATAGCGCATAGACATAATAGAAGACATCCCATTTCGTGATCGTCGAATCGCCGTAATGGTCACGGAAACGCCCCAACGCCCCATCGGTGATGTTTTCGCGGCGGTTTGTGCCGTCCTCGTCGTAGGTGTAAAAGGGGAAGCATTGCACTTTTTCAAAAGCGAAATCCAAGCCAACAATAGCGTTGGTCATGAACACGCCAAACGTTTTTCGATTGCCCAAACCGGGGCTGAGAATCACCCGATTTTCCTGTTCAGTGGCGGGGGTGGGAAAGAAAGAGGGCTGGCGATGAACACTGTTGATAAACAGTCGATCAAAATAGAGATGCCGTTTGGTAAACGGGCGGTATAAGGCAGTACGCAAAGCGCTTGTGTCAAAGTGACCATCTTTTTTATCTTTCAAGTGCCTTTTAAGGGTACTATCCCACTTAATCCGCCCGTAGTTCACAAAGCTATCAATATCTTTAAGTTTGCCTGCACGCTTATAGCGATCCACCTCGGCGTTGTAATCTTCAACGAACGTCCCCATCCGAACCATCAATTGATCACGATTGAAATCATAGACAACATCGTCACGATTTGATTTCACCCCGCCAGAATAGGTCTGGAAGATCGTTGCCTCTGCCCCTGCCTTGCCCGCCTTCGATTCCTTGCCGCCGATGGGAAAGAAGGACGCGAATTCGTCGGCATTCGTGGGAATACGCCATGTGTGTTTGGCATTGGGGGTGAGCGCTTGCCACGTCACACGCCCTATTGTGCCAGTGTTCGTCAGTAAGGCGTATTTTTCCTCTTTTCGCCAATCTTCGGGAACGCGGTGGTAAAACAGACGCGGCGCGGTATCGCTCCCTTTCCGTATCGCTACTGTAATGCCCGCCCCCACCTGAATCCCAAAAACATTGTGCGTTGTGCCGCTCAGTTTGGGGTTTTGCCGAACATTCCCATGCAAATCAAGGTGATAGACTTGGGTAAAATCACTCAGGAGGTGTTTGCGCATCCCATCAAAGGCGATCTGATCGACAAAACTATTGTTCGTCACATAACAGACGATTCCATTCCGTTTCCCCAAGCGATCCGCCGCCCACCGGAAAAACTTCACGTAGGCATCCCCTAGCGCGTTCTTGTTCGTCGCCTTGCTGTCCTTTGCATAGGTTTCTTTGATCCGCCTGTCCACAAGGGGGTATTTCCGGTTTTTGTTGTTATCATTTTCGCTCGCTTGCCCCACATTGTAGGGCGGGTTGCCGATGATCACGGTGATCGCCGCCTTTTTCTGCCGTTCCACCCGCGCCGTGTTCGGCTCGCTGAACATCGACATTTGCTGTGCTTGGGCAATGTCGAGGGTGTCCACAAAGCACAGCCCCGCAAACGGCTCGTAATGCCCCACCCGCTCATAGTAGGCGTGTTCGATGTTCAGCGCCGCCACGTAATAGGGGAGCAGCATGATCTCGTTGGCAAAAAGGCGATCTTGGTAGAGTCCGGGGAGGTCTTGGGCGTTGGCGCGGCGGATCAAATTCACGATGAAGTTCCCCGTCCCCGTGCAGGGGTCAAGAATCACCACATCGGGATCGCCGAGGGTCTTCCCGAATTCCGTCCCCAAGACCTCGATCACGCTGGCGCACATGAAATCGACAATCGGCTGCGGGGTGTAAACAATGCCATGTGTATCGGCGATCTTCGTGCTGTAGCCCTGAAAAAACTGCTCATAGACGGTGTTCAGGAGGTCTTGTTTCTCCTGAAAATCGGTGATCGTCCGCGCCGCCGCCTCCACACTGGCAAAATAACGGCTTAACCCGCTCAGGAATCCATCCCGGCTGAAACTTTGGCTGGTGAGGGCAGTGATCACCTCCTCAATTTTCCCGGCGATCACGTTGCGCAGGACGAATTCAGGGGTGTTGAAAATGACCCGAATCAGCCGCTCCGTGAGCAAGTGTTGGATCAGCATTTCGTCTACCGCCGCCCACGTGATGTCTTTGTTCAGCGAGGTTTGGCAGAGCGTGAAGAACGCCTCGAATTCCGTCTGAAACGCCTTGTTCGTGCGGTGGGCGTCAGTGATCGTCTTCATCAGATCGGTGGCGAGGTCGGGGACGGCTTCCTTGAAGCCCGCCACCGCGTCCTTAAAATTCTCAATGTCCGGCTCGGTGTAGCTGAAAAACCGGCTGAGGACGGCGGCGAGGTCTTTCGCTTGGCGCATGTTCGCCCGCATGATCTCCACCCCGCCCTGAATGAGGACGATTTGGAGGCTGTCTTCGTAGAGGATGTTGGAACGGGAGTAGCCCTTCGCCGTCTTTTTGAGGATTTCGGCGTCCAATTTGTCATTGGGGTCTTTCGATTCCCAATAGCCGCGCCGGAGCGTGTTGGCGTCTTTGAACATGCCGTCGTAGCGGATGCCATTTCCATCGCTGCCGCCGTTTTCTTCGGTGATCAGCGTCCAGCCAACGCTTTTGCCGAAATCTGTCAGGAGCGCTGTGAAGGGCGTGCGTAGGGCGGTTTCGTGGCGCACGTTCTGGGCATGGAGTCTGTCCATCTCCCTGTAGTAGCGGTCAAAGGCGGTGTTCGTCGGTTTGATCGTGACTTTCTCGGCGGGCATGGGCGTGACTCCTCTACACTGGGATGGAGTGTATGGGGGACATTATAACGCAAAGCGCTCCCTGCTCAGCATCCCTGCTTAGCCACTGCGCCATTTGGATGAGTCCTTAGTGAACGTCCTCCCTTCGTAGGACATTCGTAGTTGCAACGCGCCGCGCCTTGCCCTACACTTGCCAAGATGAATGGCTGATCGGCTATCTACAGGAACTCATGAATCGACCCTCAACACTGACACCCCTACCATTTCCCGCCCGTATGTGGCGGCGCTTTCAGATCGGCTTACGCGGATTCTTTGCGCGGGGAGATGTCTCCACCCTGCTGATCACCTGTGCGCTGATGGTGATCCCCGTTGTTGCCATGACGCACGCGCTGACCTTTGCCGATGATTTCGCCACGCAAAGCGGCGAATGGCAAGTGACCTTGCATCAGGTTGTGCCGGTGGCGCTGCTCTCGGTGATTTTTGGCTTTCTGCTCTCCCGCAGCCATTATTCGGAATTTACCGCCCTTGTCCTCAGCACGGTCTATGCTCTAGGGAGCATTCTCTTGGTGCAGTATGTGGCGGCGCCGGGGGATTTGATCGGACGGGTGGGGTCGGTCTTGCGGCGGTTTGCGCGGGCGCTCCAAATTGGTGTTGCGCCCGGATCGGGATTCGATCCGTTCATCTTAGTGTTGTTTTTGTCGATCCTCGTGTGGTTTTTGGGGCATAACACAGCATGGCATACCTTCCGACTGGATCGCGTTTGGCGGGCGATCATGCCGCCGGGAATAGTCCTCGTCCTGAACGCCGTCTATAACACCGAACCGAACTACCCGATTGATACGTACCTGATCGCTTATGTGTTTCTCTCTCTGCTGCTGATTATCCGCTCCCACATTGAGGCACGGGAGTTCGATTGGTATACGAACCGGATCAGCTTTCAGGCGGGTGTGCGGCGTTGGTTCTTCCGCTTGGGGGGCTTGTTGGGGGTGGCGCTCTTGCTCTTGGCATGGGCGCTCCCGACGGGATCGGCAGAGGAAAACGCGAAACGCTTCCAGCAGTTTCTCAACGAAGATGCGTTCACTCGCGTAGCAGAACTTTTGAACCGCTTGTTTGGCGCGTTTGAGGGGCAAACGGCGCCCTCAACGGATTATTACAGCGGCGACAAGCTTCAGTTAGGAGGGGCGGTGCGTTTGGGCGATACCGTCGTCATGACGGTGAGCGCCCCGCCCGGAGGGAAATATTATTGGAAATCGCGCGTCTTTGACGCCTTCCAAAATAACGAATGGACGAGCAGCCGTCGGGAGGTTCTTGAGAGCCGCAGTGGGACGCTGATCCTCACTGATGCGGGGGTGATCCCCTCAACGCGCCGCGAGATGGAGCAGCGGATCACGATGGTAATACCCTCTGCCCGCTTGATCTATGGCGCACCACAGGCTTCGCGGCTGCGTTTGCCGGTGCGCGTGGATGTCGATTATGTAGAGCCGGGATCGGGGCTGGTTGATGTGGGTGTGATTCGCCCGCTGACGCCCATCCAGCGCGGCGAGTCCTATGCGGTGGTGTCCTCGATCAGCACGGCGGATGGGGCATTTTTGCGCCAAGCGGGGACAGTTTACCCTAGTTGGGTGCGGGCGCGTTACCTTCAAACCCCGCCGACCCTGACCCCCCGCACGATTACCCTTGCCAGCCAGATTGTGGCGGCGGCAGGGGCGGTCACCCCTTACGATCAGGCGCGGGCAATTGAGCAGTGGCTGCGACAGAACATCGCCTATTCAGAGACAATCCCCGTCCCGCCCCGTGATCGGGATTTGGTTGATTGGGTGCTGTTCGAGCGGCGCGAAGCCTACTGCACCTATTACGCCTCGGCAATGATCATGATGCTGCGCTCCTTGGGGATTCCAGCGCGGATGGCGGCGGGCTTTTCGCAAGGGATTTATGACCCCTCCAGCGGGGCTTATCTGGTGCGGGAACGAGACGCCCACACATGGGTTGAGGTCTATTTTCCGAACGCGGGTTGGGTGGAGTTTGAGCCAACCTCGGCACGGGATCGCTTTGTCCGCGAAGAGCCTGTAGCCGCGCTGCCAACCGTCACCCCCACACCCACCCCAACAGCAACCTTCACGCCGCCGCCGCCAACGAACACCCCAAACGCGGCGGGGACGATTGAGAATCCGCCGGCGACGCCAACGCCACAAGCGATCTTGCCGCCCTCACCTTCGCCCATCCCTAGTGAGACGCCCACCCCTTCGGCAACGCCGCCACCGCCACCCTCTCTGTTGCAGATTCCGCCACCTGTACAGGATTTTCTGAGTCGGCTGCTGCCCTTTGCCTTGCTGCTTGCTGGATTGTCTTTTGCCGGAGTGGGGGCGTTGTGGTGGGTGGAATACCGAGGCTTGGACAAGCTCAGCCCCTTTGGGCGTGCTTATGCTCGCTTGGGGCTGTACGCCAAGTGGCTAGGGCTGACCTTTCGCCCGGGCAGCACCCCGCTGGAGCGTGGTCGGCAGTTGGCGCGAGAATTCCCCGATGAAGGACGCGCCGTGATTGATATTACCGATGCCTACATCGGGGAACGCTACGGGCAGCCAACGGGCGAACCACCCATCCCAGAGGAAGAAGATCGGGTTGCTGAGGCATGGGGGAAGGCGCGTTGGGCGTTCGTGCGGCGGCGTTTTGGGCGGGGAAAGAAGGGCGCGGCAAAATGAGAGCCATTTTACAGACACCCTCACTCCCTAGCGGGGGGCTGATCTCCGCCTGTGTGTTTTAGCGCGGAGGTTCCGGGGCAACCCCTTGGGGTCGCCCCGACAAGACCACCCTTCGTAACGTGAGATAGGTTTATTTTCCAGCGGTAGGCGTTGTTTGCGGCTGGGGCAGCGCTGGGCGCGGCGGCAAGAGCGCCCCGGGCGGGACGGGCGGCGGCGGATAGCTGAGATCAACGCCGCGTGTGAACAACTCCAAAGGCGACTCGCCCAAGTCGATCTCGCCAGCATAGCAAGAGACAATATAGGGTGGCGCTTCTGTTGTATGGTAGTGATAGTGGTATTGCACAGCGAGGGGGTTAGGGTGACCATTGCAGGCGTCTAGGAAGGGGATTCCGTCGATCACCCACTCTTTTTGGGAAAGCGGAATGATAACCTTCATGTATTGTTCTTGAGCGGTAATGACGTAGGTTGTTTTGTTGTCGATGATGCTCAACGCTTGATAGGCAGGCAAAATCTCGTGATCGGGCAGCCCTTTGCTTTTGACAAACATCGTCCCTGTCTTGTCGTCAAATTCAAGGGTGACGGTCTTACCCCATCCCGCCTCGGTAGCAATACGTTTCGCCTCCGCCAGGGCGGTGTCGTCCTGGGCGTGGATGGCGGTTTGTCGTGCCATAAACAGAGCAAAAACGGGACGGGTGGCATTTTCCGCAATGCGACGCACGGTGCGCGTGTTTAGATCATAGGCTTCGATGCGCTGCGCCTCTACACCGCGTTCGTAGATCGCATAATAAAGGGTGTTGGCGCTTCGCTGCGGATAGGCGTAATAGACATTGGGGATGTCCTCACCAAGCAAGCGGGTGAGAGCGCCGGTTGTTTCGTCAAACTCATAAATCCCATTGCGGTCATATAATGCTTGCCCCTCTGCGGTAGGAGCGGAATAGGTGAGCAAGAGCGTATTGCGGTGTCCTCCCGCCGCTACCTGATAGACAAGCGCCCCCGATGGGATAGCAAACAGGGTGCGGATGTCCCCTGTTGCAAAGGCGAGTTCGGCAATCCGATAATGAGGATGCGCCCTCTGCTCAACAACGATCAAGCGCCCTTGAAGGTCGGCTGTTTCGCCCACTACTAGGGATTCAAAAACAGAGATGGGCGGAGCATTTTCCAGCAACGCCTCTAGGCTGTCACGGGGTGGAGTCACCGTCAGATGCTCGTTGAGGGCGATCAGCAGCCAGCGGGTTAGGGCAAGACAGACAAGGAAAAGAAGATAGCGCCGCTGTTTACGGGTGAGCCTGACCATCGTATAAGCCTAATCGAATCGTTAGATCATCGGTAAGTATATTGTGATCAGTGGGGCTGTCAACCATTAACGGGTCGATCTCTTTGAAAAATGCTGTAGAGGCAGGAATTTTAGAGTTGTCGTATGGCAAAAATCTTCTTCACCGATAGCTATGTGCTGCCCCTTCCAGAGGGACACCGTTTCCCCATGTCCAAATATGCCCTGCTGCGGGCGCGGGTGATCGATTCGCAAATTGTCCCCTTTGCCGATATGTGGATTCCCCACGCCGCCACCGATGAGGAAATCCTTCGGGTTCACACGCCGGACTACCTCACCCGCGTGGTGAAAGGGGAACTGAGCGCGAAAGAACTGCGCAAAATAGGCTTTCCATGGTCGCCGGCAATGGTCGAACGTTCGCGCCGTTCTTCGGGGGCAACGATTGAAGCCTGTCGCGCCGCGCTTGCCGAGGGAGTGGGAATCAACCTTGCGGGCGGAACACACCACGCCTTTGCCGACAGCGGCGGTGGCTACTGTGTGTTCAACGACAGCGCCATTGCCGCCCGTGCCATGCAAGCAGAACACCGCGCCAAGCGCATTGTCATTTTGGATTGCGATGTCCATCAGGGGGATGGGACGGCGGCAATCTTCCAAGACGATCCCACCGTATTCACCTTTTCCATTCACGGGGCAACGAATTACCCCTTTCACAAACAGATCAGCGATCTTGATATACCGCTCCCCGACGGCGCGGACGACGCTTTTTTTCTAGAGGCGCTGGAAAACGGCGTTCGGCGGGCGCTCTCCTTGGCGGGGGCGGAACTTGCCATTTACCTTGCCGGGGCAGACCCCTTCGCTGAGGATCGCTTTGGGAAGATGAAGGTCAGCAAGCACGGGCTGCGCCTGCGCGATCAGATCGTTTTCAGTTTGTGCAAAGAGGCGAGGCTGCCTGTCGCCGTGAGCATGGCGGGTGGGTACGCCAAAAACATCCTTGATGCCGTTGATATTCATTTTGAGACGGTGCGCCAGGCAGTGGTGTTTTTTCCATCCCCAAGTGGGCAAGAGGGGTATTCCGGTTAGCGCCGCTCCCATGCGGTGATGCCTAATCCAGCGGTGACACCCGTGAAGACATCTTCTTCAACGAGTTTTTCCGCCCCGAACAACTCGGCAAGAAGCGCCAAACTTGCTGGAATGCTTGACGATCCGCCGGTGCGGACAACCGCCTGAATCTGCTCTGGCTGAAGCCCCGCCCGCACCAGCGTCTCTAGGACTTCGGCGCGAATGCGACGCCACTCCCCCCGTGTCAACGATTCAAATTGATCACGGGTGATCATCTGCCAAATATCAATATCCCTCCCCACAAAGCGAAAGGGGGCAAAGTACGCCTCGGAGAGATTCCGCTTGGTGCTTTCCACCGCCTCAAAGAGGGCAAAGCCGTAGAAATTGAAGATGAGCGACTCAAGGGCGTAGAGTTGTGCCGGGGCGCTGCACGCCGCCTGCATCCGGTGAAGGAAGGTACGCATTTCCAGCGTTGCCAATGCGGGCAAGGTTTCCCATGAGGTGATCTGGTCAATCATCGTGCGGGGGACGGGAAGCCCTTTATCCCCCCAGGTCACATCACGTCCAAAATGGGGGGTGAGCGCCCCTTCGACCAGCCGTTGGTCAAAACGATCTCCGGCAATGCCCACCCCGCCAATGGCAAGAACGTGAGGGGATTCGCCCGGCATAAGGCGCATCACCGTAAGATCGAGTGTCCCGCCGCCAAAATCATAGACGAGGATCGTTTGGGGGGTAGTGACGCTGAGGGCATAATGTTTAGCGGCGGCGATTGGCTCAAATTCAAAATCAATGGTGCTGAATCCGGCGCGGTGGGCGGCATCCCGAAGGCGTGCTTCGGCGCGGGCGTCGTCCTCGGCGGTGGCGGCGGAAACGAAATGCACCGGACGCCCTAAAGTAACCGCCGTGATCGGTTCGCCCAGTTCCCCTTCCGCCCTTTCGCGGGCGGCACGAAGGAACAGGGCAATCAGGTCTTCAAGGGTGTACTCCCGCCCAAAGAGATGCGTGCCGCTGTAGTTTGTGGCGAGGGCGCTTTTTAGAGAGCGGAGCAAGCGCCCCGGCTCAAATTCGTCTACGAGGATGTGAACATCCGTTGCCACCGCGCCAATTTCGGCAAAGAGCATCTCCACGCGCCCCACCTTGCGTTTGCCCATGCGTCGTTCGCGGTTGATGTTTTGGCTGTTGTAGAGGTGAATGGCTTCGCCGCCGATGTGAATCGCATGATCGCGGGTGATGTAGATCACGCTGCGCATGACCTCTGTCTGGGCGTGTTCATCGAGGGTTAGGACGCGAACGGTCTGCCCGTCATAAACGGCGATCCCCGAATTCGTCGTACCGAAATCCATTCCTACACGCATGGGTGTTCTCCGGGTCGGAAACAAGGGGATCAATCATAGCAGAAGGAAAGGGAGTATGGCAGGGCAGGTTTCTAACCTTAAAGGGCGGACGCGCTGTAGCGCGTCCCTACAGAGGTGCGGGGGGTCTAGATTCTGATTCCCGTCTTCTTTTTGAGATTTTTGACCGCTTGCGTGGCGGAGATGGATAAGACGCCTTGCGTCTCAAGCAGGGCATCAAGGTTTTTGCAGATCGCGTCGCGTTTTGTGCTGTTTGCGGAAACCAGTCCGTCCAACTGGCGAAACAAACTGATGGTGGATAACCCCCATAAATGGCTCACCCATTTTTTCTCGGCATGCAGTTTGCGCTCTAGATCAGGATCGTGCAGCGATGTACCGAGGATGAGGGCGGGGAGAGGGGCGTTGTTTTTAACCTCAAAAGGGAGCCTGTAAAACAACTGTTGAAACATCGTTTCATCAAGAGCAACGGCGGTGGGGGCAATCATAATTGTAAACAGGGGGTCCTCGCCATAGCGCACCTTCCCTAAGATGGGGTAGGTCTGGTTGGGTGCGTAGTCAACCTGAAGGGTAGTTCCATCGCTAAGGACACGCTTGAAGGCAGCAAAAATCGCGCTGGCAAAATCTAATTTTGGACTATGAATGTCGTTAATCATTTGTAGAAAGCGAATCCCGCTCATGGGTGGTTCAAAGCCGGGAATGTCTTTCGAGATCAGATAATCGTACTCCTCACAGTCAAAGGCTTCTAATACATCGCGCTTGCCATCGTCGTTG from Anaerolineales bacterium carries:
- a CDS encoding Hsp70 family protein produces the protein MRVGMDFGTTNSGIAVYDGQTVRVLTLDEHAQTEVMRSVIYITRDHAIHIGGEAIHLYNSQNINRERRMGKRKVGRVEMLFAEIGAVATDVHILVDEFEPGRLLRSLKSALATNYSGTHLFGREYTLEDLIALFLRAARERAEGELGEPITAVTLGRPVHFVSAATAEDDARAEARLRDAAHRAGFSTIDFEFEPIAAAKHYALSVTTPQTILVYDFGGGTLDLTVMRLMPGESPHVLAIGGVGIAGDRFDQRLVEGALTPHFGRDVTWGDKGLPVPRTMIDQITSWETLPALATLEMRTFLHRMQAACSAPAQLYALESLIFNFYGFALFEAVESTKRNLSEAYFAPFRFVGRDIDIWQMITRDQFESLTRGEWRRIRAEVLETLVRAGLQPEQIQAVVRTGGSSSIPASLALLAELFGAEKLVEEDVFTGVTAGLGITAWERR